The proteins below come from a single Agromyces flavus genomic window:
- a CDS encoding alpha-L-rhamnosidase, protein MSTHLPPTSSADPGARVESLSTQYPDGLIGVPRDGLRLTWRSSAGSPQVGYQVRWSGARSGTAEPVASDASIGLVAPGPALESGEVRRYAVRIATADGWSDWSADLVVEAAVHPADLEARPIGGSEPVDGPVMLLRADVPLPAEPVRARLRATFWGVGELRINGRRAVDEHLTPGWTAYHDRVVLGTWDVTDLLHAGENALGVLLGDGWYRGRLGWEDGIEQYGAEAAALVQLDVECADGSHVRVASSPEWTTSTGGIRSAGLYDGVEIDLRAEPDGWDSPAFDASSWTPAREIAVDTSVVEPRIAGGVRTVGEWSIEPQPRGDHTLLDARQNIAGWLRLVVRGRAGERVEVRHAEVLEPDGAIHTKALRTARATDGYVLAHDGETTLEPTFTFHGFQYAEVTGAEVVSATAVAISSADVPRSSFACADARLERLHSNVAWSQRDNFVSLPTDCPQRDERLGWTGDAQAFAPAASTLFDVEAFWMSWLRDVELDQDADGAVAAVVPNILTQDTAMPSGWVLMGRAGWADAATIVPWAVYESYGSTEVLERQLDSMRRWVDHLERRAGERGLLPTEFQFGDWLDPDAPGEKPWEAKVSADFVANAFFARSARLLADAERLVGDPERAARADELAERVARDTWAAWGEAAVETQTGAAIALEFGIAPAAERDRIGEALARNVRVEHGRIATGFLGTPLVLFALVHSGHVDEAYLMLLRQAPPSWLYQVEMGATTVWERWDAIAPDGAIHAGDMSEGNGMISFNHYAYGAVVDWIYRHVAGIAPTVERPGYRRVVVAPRPTASIPWARASVESRLGTVAIDWRLTGSGDLEIDLRVPHGADAMLDLPVTPDSTVTVDGEAWDSGPATGGTLAAGAHRILVTAARVADPAALLVA, encoded by the coding sequence ATGTCCACGCACCTGCCCCCTACTTCGTCGGCCGACCCCGGCGCGCGCGTCGAGTCGCTGAGCACCCAGTACCCCGACGGCCTGATCGGCGTGCCGCGCGACGGACTGCGGCTGACCTGGCGCTCGAGCGCCGGGTCGCCCCAGGTCGGCTACCAGGTCCGGTGGTCGGGAGCCCGGTCGGGCACGGCCGAGCCGGTGGCGTCCGACGCGTCGATCGGCCTCGTCGCCCCGGGGCCCGCGCTCGAATCCGGCGAAGTGCGCCGCTACGCGGTCCGCATCGCGACCGCCGATGGCTGGTCCGATTGGAGCGCGGACCTCGTGGTCGAGGCCGCTGTCCACCCCGCCGATCTCGAGGCCCGCCCGATCGGCGGCTCCGAGCCGGTCGACGGCCCCGTCATGCTGCTGCGCGCGGATGTCCCGCTGCCGGCCGAGCCCGTCCGGGCACGCCTGCGCGCCACCTTCTGGGGCGTCGGCGAACTCCGGATCAACGGTCGGCGCGCCGTCGACGAGCACCTGACGCCCGGATGGACCGCCTATCACGACCGCGTCGTGCTCGGCACGTGGGACGTGACCGACCTGCTGCATGCCGGGGAGAACGCGCTCGGCGTCCTGCTCGGCGACGGCTGGTACCGCGGCCGCCTGGGATGGGAGGACGGCATCGAGCAGTACGGCGCCGAGGCCGCGGCCCTGGTGCAGCTCGACGTCGAGTGCGCCGACGGATCGCACGTGCGCGTCGCGAGCTCGCCCGAGTGGACGACCTCGACGGGCGGCATCCGTTCGGCGGGGCTCTACGACGGCGTGGAGATCGATCTCCGCGCCGAGCCGGACGGGTGGGACTCGCCTGCGTTCGACGCCTCGTCGTGGACGCCCGCCCGCGAGATCGCCGTCGACACGAGCGTCGTCGAGCCGCGCATCGCCGGCGGTGTCCGCACGGTCGGCGAATGGTCGATCGAGCCGCAGCCGCGGGGTGACCACACCCTGCTCGACGCCCGCCAGAACATCGCCGGATGGCTCCGCCTCGTCGTGCGGGGCAGGGCCGGCGAGCGCGTCGAGGTGCGCCACGCAGAGGTGCTCGAGCCCGACGGCGCGATCCACACGAAGGCGCTGCGCACCGCGCGTGCGACCGACGGCTACGTGCTCGCGCACGACGGCGAGACGACCCTCGAGCCCACGTTCACCTTCCACGGGTTCCAGTACGCCGAGGTCACCGGCGCCGAGGTGGTGTCGGCGACCGCGGTCGCGATCTCCAGCGCGGACGTGCCGCGCTCGAGCTTCGCGTGCGCCGATGCCCGGCTCGAGCGGCTGCACTCCAACGTCGCCTGGTCGCAGCGCGACAACTTCGTCTCGCTGCCCACCGACTGCCCGCAGCGCGACGAACGTCTCGGCTGGACCGGCGACGCGCAGGCGTTCGCGCCGGCCGCCTCGACGCTCTTCGACGTCGAGGCCTTCTGGATGTCGTGGCTGCGCGACGTCGAGCTCGACCAGGACGCCGACGGCGCCGTCGCGGCCGTCGTGCCGAACATCCTCACGCAGGACACCGCGATGCCCAGCGGCTGGGTCCTCATGGGCCGGGCGGGCTGGGCGGATGCCGCGACCATCGTGCCCTGGGCCGTCTACGAGTCGTACGGCAGCACCGAGGTGCTCGAGCGCCAGCTCGACTCGATGCGGCGGTGGGTCGATCATCTCGAGCGCCGGGCCGGCGAGCGCGGACTGCTGCCGACCGAGTTCCAGTTCGGCGACTGGCTCGACCCCGACGCACCCGGCGAGAAGCCCTGGGAGGCGAAGGTCTCGGCCGACTTCGTCGCCAACGCGTTCTTCGCCCGCAGCGCCCGTCTGCTCGCCGACGCCGAGCGGCTGGTCGGCGACCCCGAGCGGGCCGCGCGAGCCGACGAGCTCGCCGAGCGGGTCGCGCGCGACACGTGGGCCGCGTGGGGCGAGGCCGCCGTCGAGACCCAGACCGGTGCGGCGATCGCGCTCGAGTTCGGCATCGCGCCCGCCGCCGAACGCGACCGCATCGGCGAGGCGCTCGCGCGCAACGTGCGCGTCGAGCACGGCCGCATCGCGACCGGATTCCTCGGCACGCCGCTCGTGCTGTTCGCGCTCGTGCACAGCGGCCATGTCGACGAGGCGTACCTCATGCTCCTGCGCCAGGCGCCGCCGTCGTGGCTCTACCAGGTCGAGATGGGCGCGACCACGGTCTGGGAGCGCTGGGACGCCATCGCGCCCGACGGCGCCATCCACGCCGGCGACATGTCCGAGGGCAACGGGATGATCTCGTTCAACCACTACGCCTACGGCGCGGTCGTGGACTGGATCTACCGGCACGTCGCGGGGATCGCGCCGACCGTGGAGCGGCCGGGGTACCGCCGCGTGGTGGTCGCGCCGCGACCGACGGCGAGCATCCCGTGGGCTCGCGCGAGCGTCGAGTCGCGGCTCGGAACGGTCGCGATCGACTGGCGGCTCACCGGCTCCGGTGACCTCGAGATCGACCTCCGCGTCCCCCACGGCGCAGACGCCATGCTCGACCTCCCCGTCACCCCGGACTCGACCGTGACCGTCGACGGCGAAGCGTGGGATTCGGGCCCCGCCACCGGCGGAACACTCGCGGCGGGGGCGCACCGGATCCTCGTGACTGCGGCCCGTGTGGCCGATCCGGCGGCGCTGCTGGTGGCGTAG